The following nucleotide sequence is from Mucilaginibacter sp. cycad4.
TCATTGGCGGTGCAGCTTTAACTGATGCTCAGCTGATCGATGCTTTTGGGGTAAACCTTGGTATAGCTTTCCAGTTGCAGGATGATATTCTGGACGTATACGGCGATCCGGAAAAGTTTGGCAAGCAGGTTGGCGGGGATATCATCTCCAACAAAAAAACCTTTTTGCTTATCCGCGCTCTTGAACTTGCCAAAGACAACCAGGCACAAACGCTAAACCACTGGCTAAACATAACCGAATTTAACAGTGCTGAAAAGGTGAAAGCCGTAACCGACATCTACAACGAACTTGATATCAGGCAGCATGCTGAAAAAGCGATGCAGACCTATGCCGATAAGGCTTTCGTAGCCCTCGACGCTATTAATCTGCCCGAAGATCATAAACAGTACCTGCGAGATTTTGCAGACGGCTTGCTGGTGCGGGAGAATTGATTTATATTACCATATTCAATAAAGAATCAAACAGTTAGCTCAAATAGTTAAATGAAAAAGATCTATTACGTTTTAGCAATCTTGTTAACGTCAACGTCCCTGTATGCCCAAACCCTAACCTCAGGCGGAAAACTAAAACCAGAGCAAGCCATTATGGACGTAAGGCATTACACCATATCATTGGCTGTTGATCCGGTGCAGAAAACCATTGATGGTTTTGCCACCATCGATGTGATCATGGCAAAGCCGACCAAAATTTTATTGTTTGATCTGTTAGATTCTTTAACCATAAGCAAGATTTTAGTAAACGGCAAACAGAACCTTTTGATTATAAAAACAATCTGATTACCATTAATACCACTAAAGAATTGCCTGCAGGTAAAGCAAGCGTAAAAGTTATTTATGGCGGCAAACCGCATGTTGCCCGTCGCCCACCATGGGATGACGGTTTTATCTGGACACAAGATTCCACCGGACACCAGTGGATGGCTATCACTGCCGAAGGTACAGGCGGTAAATTATATTTTCCTTGTAAGGATCATCCCTCCGATGAGCCAAACGAGGGTGTTGATATGTTTATCACTGTTCCTAAAGACCTTGTAGTTGCCGGGCCTGGATTATTAAAAGGCGTTACTAAACAAAAGGAAACGTCAACATTCCATTGGCAAACCAAATACACCATTAACAATTACAGTATATTGTTCAATGTAGGTGATTATACGGTGGTAACCCGTCCGTACACCACCGTAGATGGACACCAGGTTCCCATCCAGTTTTACGTACTAAAAGAACATGCCGCCAAAGCCGGGCATCACCTGGATATTTTTGTAAAAACTATCAAAGAGCAGGAGAAATACTTTGGCGAATATCCCTGGGTAAAGGAAAAGATAGGCATTGTTGAAACCCCACATTTGGGCATGGAGCATCAAACCATGAACGCTTATGGCGCCAAATTTAAATACACCACAGTTGGCGGTGAAGACTATGATGGCCTGATGCACCATGAATTTGGACACGAATGGTGGGGCAATAAAGTTACCGCCAAAGACTGGGCCGATTACTGGATCCATGAAGGCATCTGTACCTATGGCGATGCACTTTATGTTAGGGAGTTTGAGGGTGAAAAAGCTTATATCAAATTCTTCCAAAACTCGGCACTCTCATTCGGCAATAAAATCCCTATTGTTATCGGGAAAGATATTGATGAAGAATCTGCTTATAATGGTGATATCTATGGGAAAGGCGCGTTCTTTATGCATACGTTGCGGTATATTATGGGTGACAGTACCTTCTTCCCTACCCTTAAAGGTTTCGTTACTGATCCGCACTACACCTACAACAATTTAGCAAGCACTGATGATGTTATCCAATATTTCAGCAAAGCCGCCGGCAAAGATCTT
It contains:
- a CDS encoding M1 family metallopeptidase is translated as MPAGKASVKVIYGGKPHVARRPPWDDGFIWTQDSTGHQWMAITAEGTGGKLYFPCKDHPSDEPNEGVDMFITVPKDLVVAGPGLLKGVTKQKETSTFHWQTKYTINNYSILFNVGDYTVVTRPYTTVDGHQVPIQFYVLKEHAAKAGHHLDIFVKTIKEQEKYFGEYPWVKEKIGIVETPHLGMEHQTMNAYGAKFKYTTVGGEDYDGLMHHEFGHEWWGNKVTAKDWADYWIHEGICTYGDALYVREFEGEKAYIKFFQNSALSFGNKIPIVIGKDIDEESAYNGDIYGKGAFFMHTLRYIMGDSTFFPTLKGFVTDPHYTYNNLASTDDVIQYFSKAAGKDLKPLFDLYIYSINKLEVHVKALRGDKYQVQLLNIDMPLPVDIVADGVSKRYTVDKKGITIISKAMPVIDPDTYYLKKLIIE